From the Paramormyrops kingsleyae isolate MSU_618 chromosome 7, PKINGS_0.4, whole genome shotgun sequence genome, one window contains:
- the LOC111845825 gene encoding polyunsaturated fatty acid (12S)/(13S)-lipoxygenase, epidermal-type-like — MEYTVRIEPNASADGIYIQLKNGEKLSGEVRVTGQMTVVLSNFDKTPQEIIIQRKTSFFKRTFTTFYCKYIEVQSLESVFYFPVFKNISTTKETIAEGSGKLPWEDDEEKRREGLEEKKKLQELVGWTAPHEITSITFNYSSSKKTLSLLSLAKDDSSGIFWELCPKEWKKPLDKTQRTLTAVEMPDEQEKTIFRAASLMNPTITHQYTPKEKARNLILGVIHYLLIFGQKISKDIEKIHKSGLPSFVKDGDFLKLPAYLWFGPYKLLTLIKNSVVVAIQTVLRRRSNFGRGWRKIDDIKRVLLFPSKKAEYISENWKDDAFFGSQFLNGCNPGMIEKCTKIPEKIPGISDVCPNISELIQNGNIYMVDYELLDNVKEGIVHGHRQYLAAPIVLLQETAQGLMPIAIQLKQKPGEENPIFTPTDKPEAWLLAKIWVRNSDFYIHELVSHLLKTHLLAEIFFVSIFTSLHDHHPILKIFAVTGRYTIPINVAARNTLIDDTGFFMEYTGFGVDAQWEVLQRAVTHLTYKSLCLPDNLESRGVQNLKNYHYKDDAMQIWDAISEFLWKVVDTYYNDDSNIKKDKELQNFFRYTYHYGFQGQTDFPETVETKAEAVEYLSMVMFTCSAQHAAVNHGQYDTYAWMPNGPTTMRQPPPRKVDKVDEDYIINTLPDMETTLQAMSVARFLSQATEDFVALGTYADDVSNDPHLRDVIKNFQERLHDIGENIKKRSKSQSFPYEYLYPSNIENSIAI, encoded by the exons ATGGAGTACACAGTCAGAATCGAACCCAACGCCTCTGCTGATGGCATTTACATTCAGCTGAAAAATGGAGAAAAGCTGTCTGGAGAGGTCAGGGTTACAGGACAAATGACA GTAGTTTTGTCAAACTTTGACAAAACACCACAAGAAATCATCATCCAACGGaaaacatctttttttaaaaggacATTCACGACATTTTACTGCAAATACATTGAGGTGCAGAGCTTGGAATCTGTCTTCTACTTTCCAGTCTTCAAAAACATTTCCACCACAAAGGAGACCATAGCAGAAGGCTCAG GAAAGCTGCCTTGGGAAGATGATGAGGAGAAGAGAAGAGAGGGACTGGAAGAGAAGAAAAAACTCCAAG AGCTTGTTGGCTGGACAGCTCCTCATG AGATCACTTCAATTACTTTCAATTACTCCTCTTCAAAGAAGACCCTCTCCCTCCTATCACTGGCCAAAGATGATTCCA GTGGGATATTCTGGGAGCTGTGTCCAAAGGAGTGGAAGAAACCTTTGGATAAAACACAACGTACACTAA CCGCAGTTGAGATGCCAGATGAGCAAGAGAAGACCATATTCAGGG CTGCAAGTTTAATGAATCCAACCATAACTCACCAGTACACCCCGAAAGAGAAAGCAAGGAACCTGATCCTTGGTGTGATCCATTATCTTCT GATATTTGGACAGAAAATTTCCAAAGATATTGA AAAGATTCACAAAAGTGGTCTTCCAAGCTTTGTGAAAGATGGTGACTTCCTCAAGCTGCCAGCATACCTGTGGTTCGGCCCCTATAAACTTCTGACATTAATCAAAAATTCCGTGGTTGT GGCTATTCAGACTGTGCTAAGGAGACGTAGTAATTTTGGACGCGGATGGAGAAAGATTGATGACATCAAAAGAGTGCTTTTATTTCCAAGTAAAAAAGCAG AGTACATCTCTGAAAACTGGAAGGATGATGCCTTTTTTGGGAGTCAGTTCCTTAACGGATGTAACCCAGGAATGATAGAGAAGTGCACAAAAATCCCAGAGAAAATTCCGGGGATATCAGACGTGTGCCCTAACATCAGCGAGCTTATCCAG AATGGGAACATTTATATGGTTGATTATGAACTGCTTGATAACGTTAAAGAGGGCATCGTTCATGGCCATCGACAGTATCTGGCTGCGCCAATCGTGCTTCTTCAGGAGACGGCGCAGGGACTGATGCCCATCGCCATCCAG TTGAAACAAAAGCCTGGTGAAGAGAATCCCATCTTCACTCCAACGGACAAACCCGAGGCCTGGCTTCTGGCGAAGATCTGGGTCCGTAACTCTGACTTCTACATCCATGAGCTGGTATCCCACCTTCTGAAGACACACCTGCTGGCTGAGATCTTCTTCGTCAGCATCTTCACATCGCTACATGATCACCATCCAATCCTAAAG ATCTTTGCTGTCACCGGGCGATACACAATCCCAATCAACGTAGCTGCCAGAAATACACTCATCGATGACACTGGCTTCTTTATGGAG TACACAGGCTTTGGCGTGGACGCCCAGTGGGAGGTGTTACAGAGAGCAGTGACACACCTGACATACAAGagcctctgtctgcctgacaACCTGGAGAGCCGTGGAGTGCAGAATCTGAAGAACTATCACTACAAGGATGATGCCATGCAAATCTGGGATGCAATATCTGA ATTTCTTTGGAAGGTTGTTGATACATACTACAATGATGACAGTAATATTAAAAAGGACAAAGAACTTCAGAACTTCTTTCGCTATACTTACCATTATGGATTTCAGGGACAAACAG ATTTCCCTGAAACAGTGGAAACTAAAGCAGAAGCAGTCGAATACCTGAGCATGGTGATGTTTACCTGCTCAGCTCAGCACGCCGCCGTGAACCACGGACAG TATGATACTTACGCTTGGATGCCAAACGGTCCCACAACAATGAGGCAGCCCCCACCAAGGAAGGTGGACAAGGTAGATGAGGATTACATCATCAATACTCTGCCTGATATGGAGACGACCCTGCAGGCCATGTCTGTAGCCCGGTTCCTCAGTCAAGCCACTGAAGATTTT GTTGCCCTGGGAacttatgcagatgatgtatccAACGATCCACATCTGAGGGATGTGATCAAGAATTTCCAGGAAAGGCTACATGACATTGGGGAAAACATTAAGAAGCGGTCAAAGAGTCAGAGCTTCCCGTACGAGTATCTGTACCCAAGTAATATTGAAAACAGCATCGCCATCTGA